From the Limosilactobacillus panis genome, one window contains:
- the argS gene encoding arginine--tRNA ligase translates to MDEKQQVATAVAAALPDLSLDEIADKIERPKDANNGDYAFPTFFLAKALHKAPQMIAANLVKKIDQTGFEKVVVAGPYINFFLDKAQVGAEIIKAILADPEGYGKKDLGHQANVVIDYSSPNIAKPMGMGHLRSTMIGEAVARILEKENYTLIRVDYLGDWGTQFGKLMAAYEMWGSEEEVKKDPINTLLKYYVRINTEADEHPEYTELGREWFAKLEHGDKEAWRLWHWFREISIERFQKVYDMLDVHFDSFHGEAFSAQKMDAPIQLLKNKHLLKPSRGAQIVDLDAYKLTPPLIIKSNGTTTYITRDLATALFRKRMYGHAKSLYVVGAEQENYYKQLKAVLKEMGFTWWNQLEHISFGLMNLNGKKMSTRKGNVVDLEDVLNDSIKLARQQIAEKNPTLKNADEVAKQVGVGAVIFHDLKNDRRNAVNFKLEDVVKFEGETGPYVQYARARAESILRKGGIRDFSNVDLTKIGDSAWDILSFLSQYSNAVERAAVNYDPSVVAKYALELSKKFNQYYAHNRILHDDDEQPARLALVQAVSHILKDALAMLDIKAPDEM, encoded by the coding sequence ATGGATGAAAAGCAACAAGTAGCAACAGCGGTTGCGGCAGCGCTGCCAGACCTGTCACTTGACGAGATTGCGGATAAAATTGAACGACCAAAGGATGCCAACAACGGGGACTATGCCTTTCCCACCTTCTTTTTAGCCAAGGCCTTGCATAAGGCACCGCAGATGATTGCGGCTAACCTGGTTAAAAAGATTGACCAAACGGGCTTTGAAAAGGTCGTCGTTGCCGGTCCGTACATTAACTTCTTCCTGGATAAGGCCCAGGTAGGGGCCGAGATCATTAAGGCTATCCTTGCTGACCCGGAAGGTTACGGTAAGAAGGACTTGGGTCACCAAGCCAACGTGGTAATTGATTACTCCTCACCAAACATTGCCAAGCCAATGGGGATGGGGCACCTGCGCTCCACAATGATTGGGGAAGCCGTTGCCCGGATTTTGGAAAAGGAAAATTACACCCTGATTCGGGTTGACTACCTTGGTGACTGGGGCACCCAGTTCGGTAAGCTGATGGCCGCATACGAGATGTGGGGAAGTGAAGAAGAGGTCAAAAAGGACCCAATTAACACCTTACTGAAGTACTATGTCCGAATCAACACTGAAGCGGACGAGCACCCTGAATACACTGAACTCGGCCGGGAATGGTTTGCCAAGCTGGAACATGGTGATAAGGAAGCCTGGCGCTTATGGCACTGGTTCCGTGAAATCTCAATCGAACGGTTCCAAAAGGTTTACGACATGCTGGATGTTCACTTTGACTCCTTCCACGGGGAAGCCTTCAGTGCCCAAAAGATGGACGCCCCAATCCAACTGTTGAAAAATAAGCACCTCCTGAAGCCCAGCCGGGGTGCCCAAATTGTTGACCTGGATGCTTACAAATTGACCCCACCGCTGATTATTAAGAGTAACGGAACGACCACTTACATTACTCGTGACCTGGCAACCGCATTGTTTAGAAAGCGGATGTACGGCCATGCCAAGTCCCTTTACGTGGTTGGTGCCGAACAGGAAAACTACTACAAGCAGTTAAAGGCCGTCCTAAAGGAAATGGGCTTCACTTGGTGGAACCAGCTGGAGCACATCTCCTTCGGTCTGATGAATTTGAATGGTAAGAAGATGTCAACGCGGAAGGGGAACGTGGTTGACCTCGAAGACGTGCTGAACGATTCAATCAAACTCGCTCGTCAACAGATTGCTGAAAAGAACCCAACCCTGAAGAACGCGGACGAAGTTGCCAAGCAGGTTGGTGTCGGTGCGGTTATTTTCCACGACTTGAAGAATGACCGGCGGAACGCGGTTAATTTTAAACTGGAAGACGTCGTTAAGTTTGAAGGGGAAACTGGTCCGTACGTTCAGTATGCCCGTGCCCGGGCCGAGAGCATTCTACGCAAGGGTGGCATTCGGGACTTCAGTAACGTTGACCTGACCAAGATTGGTGACTCTGCTTGGGATATTCTCAGCTTCCTTAGTCAATACAGTAACGCTGTTGAACGGGCTGCCGTTAACTACGACCCGTCGGTGGTGGCCAAGTACGCCTTGGAACTTTCCAAAAAGTTCAACCAGTACTACGCCCACAACCGGATTTTACATGATGACGATGAACAACCTGCCCGGCTCGCCCTGGTACAAGCAGTTAGCCATATCTTAAAGGACGCCTTGGCAATGCTCGACATTAAGGCTCCCGATGAAATGTAA
- a CDS encoding potassium channel family protein: MKTNQKIYEVFMAVLAIISIILIVLSYGSVIDINHGYPELLNNAILIIFTIDYFTRLFLAKDKKKFFKENIFDLLSIIPVSASFNLFRFDRIGRLVVVFRLVRLIGLTGKLNRLLKINGLIYIIYTSIAILIVSASMYSISERVPYGESLWWAIATATTIGYGDISPHTFLGKLAAILLMVIGIGFVGVLTSSLTNFFIQDHTNDRMATVLNKLSDLEKSNRELQAEVRKLLEEERNK; encoded by the coding sequence ATGAAAACTAATCAGAAAATTTATGAAGTATTTATGGCGGTGCTCGCCATCATTTCGATTATCCTAATCGTCCTTAGTTACGGGTCGGTCATTGATATCAACCATGGCTACCCTGAACTGTTGAACAACGCCATCTTAATCATCTTTACCATTGATTACTTTACCCGTCTCTTCCTTGCCAAAGATAAGAAAAAATTCTTTAAGGAAAACATTTTTGACCTCCTATCTATCATCCCGGTCAGTGCCTCCTTCAACCTCTTCCGGTTTGACCGCATTGGACGACTCGTCGTTGTCTTCCGCCTTGTCCGCCTAATCGGGCTTACCGGTAAGCTAAACCGGTTGCTAAAGATTAACGGCTTGATATACATCATCTACACCAGTATCGCTATTTTGATTGTCAGTGCTTCGATGTACTCAATCAGTGAGCGTGTTCCTTACGGCGAATCACTATGGTGGGCCATCGCAACTGCTACCACGATTGGTTACGGGGATATTTCACCCCACACCTTTCTCGGCAAGCTTGCTGCAATCCTGTTAATGGTGATTGGAATCGGCTTTGTCGGGGTTCTTACTAGCTCCCTGACTAATTTCTTCATCCAGGACCACACCAACGACCGGATGGCAACCGTCTTAAACAAACTAAGCGACCTCGAAAAATCAAACCGGGAGCTCCAAGCTGAAGTCCGGAAACTTTTGGAAGAAGAACGCAATAAATAA
- a CDS encoding heavy metal-binding domain-containing protein has protein sequence MFLSTENYPQAHRILGVVNATGHLMLTSDAIDAFESMDQLFDEVKEKMKERAEAKGADGIVNIRFNTNIANVQVAPRFLVLTGYGTMIQRVKA, from the coding sequence GTGTTTTTATCAACAGAGAATTATCCGCAAGCGCACCGCATCTTAGGCGTTGTCAACGCAACGGGTCACTTGATGTTGACCAGTGACGCAATTGATGCTTTTGAATCTATGGACCAGCTCTTTGATGAGGTCAAGGAGAAGATGAAGGAACGGGCCGAAGCAAAGGGAGCTGACGGAATCGTTAATATTCGTTTTAATACGAATATTGCTAACGTACAAGTGGCACCGCGCTTTTTAGTGTTGACCGGTTACGGGACAATGATTCAACGGGTTAAAGCATAA
- a CDS encoding CPBP family intramembrane glutamic endopeptidase, producing the protein MKIKETKLGNFLYRVGLFLLFYVLIQIPPMAVAIANRRPDNQGVAIVMSSLFVLIFLFIINRASYVFHRYNQLPQRTGIKVGTIIGGYLVVVVGMMFFSWLNEVIFHQSGTANNELIRQMLDHNRLVTGVFVISSFTLTPVAEELIFRGLLTNLFFKPARFWPKVILSGIAFSSAHASTTIVSFFLYCFMGMVLAYVYRKTGNIKNSMLIHALNNAVAIAALMHSI; encoded by the coding sequence ATGAAAATCAAGGAGACTAAACTAGGGAACTTCCTTTACCGGGTGGGCCTTTTTCTTCTCTTTTATGTTCTTATTCAAATACCTCCCATGGCAGTGGCAATTGCTAACCGGCGGCCTGATAACCAGGGGGTCGCAATCGTGATGTCTAGCCTGTTTGTGTTGATCTTTTTGTTCATTATCAACCGGGCTAGCTACGTTTTTCACCGGTACAACCAGCTGCCCCAGAGGACCGGGATCAAGGTTGGTACGATAATCGGTGGCTACCTTGTTGTGGTGGTCGGGATGATGTTTTTCTCCTGGCTCAACGAAGTAATCTTTCACCAGAGCGGGACGGCGAATAACGAGCTAATTCGGCAAATGCTGGACCATAACAGGTTAGTAACCGGTGTATTTGTAATTTCTTCCTTTACCCTGACCCCGGTTGCCGAAGAGTTGATTTTCCGGGGGCTCTTAACCAATCTTTTCTTCAAGCCAGCGCGCTTTTGGCCTAAAGTTATTTTATCCGGGATTGCTTTCTCATCAGCCCACGCCAGCACAACAATCGTGAGTTTTTTTCTCTACTGTTTTATGGGGATGGTGCTGGCGTACGTTTACCGGAAGACGGGAAATATCAAGAATAGTATGTTGATTCACGCCCTGAATAATGCGGTAGCTATCGCTGCTTTGATGCATTCAATTTAG